A single genomic interval of Hevea brasiliensis isolate MT/VB/25A 57/8 chromosome 4, ASM3005281v1, whole genome shotgun sequence harbors:
- the LOC110640854 gene encoding LOW QUALITY PROTEIN: glutamine synthetase leaf isozyme, chloroplastic (The sequence of the model RefSeq protein was modified relative to this genomic sequence to represent the inferred CDS: substituted 1 base at 1 genomic stop codon) → MAQILAPSSQWQMRIPKNSAPASPMTAEMWSSLLLKQNKKGTAKNTARFRVFAVQSENSTINRLENLLNLDITAYTDKIIAEYIWIGGSGIDVRSKSRTIAKPVEHPSELPKWNYDGSSTGQASGEDSEVILYPQAIFKDPFRGGNNILVICDSYTPAGEPIPTNKRHRAAEIFCNKRVVDXVPWFGIEQEYTLLQPNVKWPLGWPVGAYPGPQGPYYCGAGADKSFGRDISDAHYKACLYAGINISGTNGEVMPGQWEYQVGPSVGIDAGDHIWCSRYILERITEQAGVVLTLDPKPIEGDWNGAGCHTNYSTKSMREDGGYEVIKKAILNLSLRHKDHISAYGEGNERRLTGKHETANINTFSWGVANRGCSIRVGRDTEKKGKGYLEDRRPASNMDPYVVISLLAETTILWEPTLEAEALAAQKLALKV, encoded by the exons ATGGCTCAAATCTTGGCACCCTCTTCGCAATGGCAGATGAGAATACCAAAAAACTCAGCGCCTGCAAGTCCCATGACAGCAGAGATGTGGAGTTCTCTACTGTTGAAGCAGAACAAGAAAGGAACAGCAAAAAACACTGCCAGATTTAGAGTGTTTGCTGTGCAGTCTGAGAATAGCACTATCAATAGGCTAGAGAATCTTCTAAATTTGGACATTACCGCATACACTGACAAGATCATTGCTGAGTATATTTG GATTGGTGGATCTGGTATTGATGTCCGAAGCAAGTCAAGg ACAATTGCAAAGCCTGTGGAACATCCTTCAGAACTTCCCAAGTGGAACTACGATGGTTCAAGTACAGGACAAGCATCAGGAGAAGACAGTGAAGTTATTCTATA TCCCCAGGCAATTTTTAAGGATCCATTCCGTGGAGGTAACAATATCTTG gtAATCTGTGATTCATACACACCAGCAGGTGAGCCCATCCCTACAAACAAACGCCACCGTGCAGCTGAGATTTTCTGTAACAAGAGGGTTGTAGATTAAGTGCCATg GTTTGGGATAGAGCAAGAGTACACCTTACTTCAACCAAATGTAAAGTGGCCTTTGGGCTGGCCTGTTGGAGCTTATCCTGGTCCTCAG GGTCCTTACTACTGCGGGGCTGGGGCTGATAAATCTTTTGGTCGTGACATATCAGATGCTCATTACAAGGCCTGTTTATATGCTGGAATTAACATTAGTGGCACCAATGGGGAGGTTATGCCTGGCCAG TGGGAGTATCAGGTGGGACCCAGTGTAGGAATTGATGCTGGAGATCATATCTGGTGTTCCAGATACATTCTTGAG AGAATCACTGAACAAGCTGGTGTTGTTCTCACACTTGATCCAAAACCAATAGAG GGTGATTGGAATGGTGCAGGATGTCACACCAATTACAG CACAAAGAGTATGAGGGAGGATGGCGGCTATGAAGTGATAAAGAAAGCAATCTTGAATCTATCACTTCGCCATAAAGATCACATTAGTGCTTATGGTGAAGGAAATGAGAGAAGGTTGACCGGAAAGCATGAAACAGCCAACATTAACACATTTTCTTGG GGAGTGGCTAATCGTGGTTGCTCAATCCGTGTGGGGCGTGATACTGAGAAGAAGGGTAAAG GTTACTTGGAAGATCGACGTCCAGCTTCAAACATGGACCCTTATGTGGTGATTTCATTACTGGCAGAGACTACTATTTTGTGGGAACCAACACTTGAGGCTGAAGCTCTTGCTGCTCAGAAGTTGGCCTTGAAAGTTTAA
- the LOC110664844 gene encoding F-box/kelch-repeat protein At3g06240-like codes for MVGSNKHTRNLCCEGELEATVPTLPQEIILEVLLRLPVKSLCRFRCVSKSWRFIISSPQFAKTHLDVAFQNKTLFSRRRRIIFSALNLYSVEYESMCSVDDGDVVAVELDYPLKDNPNALGDVLGSKKNDLVYFKVSEDEDENPVMVKVDVQSSVNPRNWVEIWGSCNGLVCIAPDEDTLFLFNPSTGESKRILEESFSGPATCGVTAYGFGYDSTSDDYKVVRIDTDSSFSVYSSRTDSWRRIGTFPYDCSVYNSGMFLHGALHWVATSREDEDDKYVVSVFDLREELFWGMPAPDVDDSFEFAVGTLNGCLCILYSRDDLHDDFWVMREYGVGDSWARFSISLPYICMKPLCLAKNGEALLEVDGRLVQYNLEEDTYKVLGIQGIPVGVGFEADTYIESLTSPNGFFGREFQMYN; via the coding sequence ATGGTGGGAAGCAACAAGCACACAAGGAATCTGTGTTGTGAAGGAGAACTGGAAGCTACGGTCCCAACCCTCCCTCAAGAAATCATTCTAGAGGTTCTCCTTAGATTACCCGTCAAATCTCTGTGCAGATTCAGGTGTGTATCCAAATCATGGCGCTTTATAATATCTAGTCCGCAATTTGCTAAAACCCACCTCGATGTGGCTTTCCAAAACAAAACCCTTTTTTCTCGGAGACGGAGGATCATTTTCTCTGCTCTCAATCTCTATTCTGTCGAGTATGAATCTATGTGTAGCGTTGATGATGGCGATGTTGTAGCTGTTGAGCTTGATTATCCTTTGAAAGACAACCCTAATGCTTTGGGTGATGTGTTGGGTTCTAAAAAAAATGACTTGGTGTATTTTAAAGTGTCTGAAGATGAAGATGAGAACCCAGTGATGGTTAAGGTTGATGTGCAATCCTCTGTTAATCCGAGAAATTGGGTTGAAATATGGGGTTCTTGTAATGGATTGGTGTGTATAGCCCCAGATGAAGACACCCTTTTCTTATTTAATCCATCTACCGGGGAATCCAAGAGAATCCTTGAAGAATCCTTTTCTGGGCCTGCGACATGCGGTGTTACTGCATATGGGTTTGGTTATGATTCAACTAGTGATGATTATAAGGTGGTGAGAATTGATACTGATTCTTCGTTCAGTGTTTATTCATCGCGAACTGATTCTTGGAGAAGAATTGGGACCTTCCCTTACGATTGCTCTGTGTATAATTCCGGGATGTTTCTTCATGGAGCTCTTCACTGGGTGGCTACCAGTAGGGAAGATGAAGATGACAAGTACGTAGTTTCAGTGTTTGATTTGAGAGAGGAGTTGTTCTGGGGCATGCCAGCACCAGATGTTGATGATAGTTTTGAATTTGCGGTAGGAACCCTGAATGGATGTCTTTGTATACTTTATAGCCGTGATgatttgcatgatgatttttgGGTGATGCGTGAATATGGGGTTGGTGACTCATGGGCTAGGTTTAGTATCAGCCTGCCATACATTTGCATGAAGCCACTGTGCTTGGCAAAGAATGGAGAAGCTTTACTGGAGGTAGATGGAAGATTAGTCCAGTACAATTTGGAAGAGGACACATATAAGGTGCTAGGGATTCAAGGAATTCCAGTTGGAGTTGGATTTGAAGCAGATACCTACATAGAGAGCCTTACTTCACCTAACGGTTTCTTTGGGAGGGAATTTCAGATGTATAATTAG
- the LOC110664846 gene encoding protein trichome birefringence-like 43: MGAMQVRSMAALFLLITFMLQVHGMQIEVVDKYKKDRCDLYQGRWVYDASYPLYNATNCPFILQEFDCQKNGRPDSLYLKYRWKPTSCTLPRFNGKNFLSKMRGMSIMFVGDSLSLNQWESLACMLHTAVPEANYTLQRIGGLSIFKFQEYNVSLMFSRNAFLVDIVEEDIGRVLKVDSISSGKLWRRVDTLIFNTWHWWLHTGRKQPWEWIQEGKRIYKDMNRLVAYEKALSTWVRWIQINIDPTKTKVFLQGVSPDHTNATEWSNSLGKNCEGETEPWFKPNYPGSTHPAQTIAERVLGTISKPIYMLNITSLSQLRKDGHPSAYGFGGHRAADCSHWCLPGVPDTWNELLHAALIYN; this comes from the exons ATGGGTGCAATGCAAGTTCGTTCTATGGCTGCTCTTTTTCTTTTAATCACTTTCATGCTTCAAGTGCATGGGATGCAGATTGAAGTAGTTGACAAATATAAAAAGGATAGGTGTGATCTTTATCAAGGAAGATGGGTTTATGATGCTTCTTATCCTCTTTATAATGCAACAAATTGCCCTTTCATCCTGCAAGAATTTGATTGCCAAAAGAATGGTAGACCAGATTCACTCTATCTCAAATACAGGTGGAAGCCCACTTCATGCACATTACCAAG ATTCAATGGTAAAAATTTCTTATCAAAAATGAGGGGGATGAGTATAATGTTTGTAGGGGACTCATTGAGTTTGAATCAATGGGAATCATTGGCTTGCATGCTTCACACAGCAGTACCAGAAGCCAACTATACTTTGCAGAGAATTGGAGGCCTTTCCATATTCAAATTTCAA GAGTATAATGTTTCATTGATGTTCTCTCGGAACGCATTTCTAGTAGACATTGTTGAAGAGGATATTGGAAGAGTTCTAAAAGTAGACTCCATAAGCAGTGGAAAGTTATGGAGAAGAGTTGATACACTTATCTTTAACACATGGCATTGGTGGCTTCACACAGGAAGAAAGCAACC ATGGGAATGGATCCAAGAAGGGAAAAGAATATATAAAGACATGAATCGATTGGTGGCCTATGAGAAGGCACTCAGTACGTGGGTTAGATGGATTCAGATCAATATTGATCCTACTAAAACCAAGGTTTTTCTACAGGGTGTTTCTCCAGACCATACAAA tgcAACGGAATggagcaattcattaggaaagaaTTGTGAGGGAGAAACAGAGCCATGGTTCAAGCCAAACTACCCAGGGAGCACACATCCAGCACAAACTATTGCAGAGAGAGTCCTGGGAACCATTTCAAAGCCAATTTATATGCTCAACATCACATCACTTTCACAACTAAGAAAAGATGGGCATCCCTCAGCTTATGGTTTTGGAGGTCATCGGGCCGCAGATTGTAGCCATTGGTGCCTCCCTGGTGTTCCTGACACTTGGAATGAGCTCTTACATGCAGCCCTCATTTACAATTAA